In Glycine soja cultivar W05 chromosome 10, ASM419377v2, whole genome shotgun sequence, the genomic stretch TTGCAAAGTAATGGTTCACTCATAATAGTGTAGAGAATAATTATCTTTCGTAAATAATAATTGTGttctttatcataaaaaaattttaaaaaaataatttttgatatAGTGAGtaagtgattttaaatttttttgtaataaaagtCATTTTCatgtaaaaacaattttataggattccaaagtaaaaaaaatatattgttgacttttttatacaattgtgttaaatattataaaaagaactttgttggttatcattatttaaaatattttaatttatgatattattgatAAAGTACTTTACATTAATTAACTTTGATTGTCTTATAACAAAGAATTAAACTATTAGTTtagattaaattagttttttagtcctctaattgattatttaagtttaatttgatcctttaatttttcaaattgattgAATTTGGTCATTTAATCTAAATGGTAAGAAATTAGACTTTATGAGGGTTCAAAATCACAACTAAGTGATTTTAAACTAttacaaaatacatatttttaaagaaattatctttaaaaattaaaagatcaaattgaacctgaaaaattagaggatcaaattaaataagttttaaaaattagaaaaccaaattgaatataaaaaataaattagaggactaaaaaattatttaattattattgtataatAGATATTAActaaatgttattattttggtaaacatgtattatttaatataaaaaatgttaaagaataaaagaaaatgtagaatagaaaaaatacaaaagaaataatataacataaaaagaaattttataatattataaaaatgaaataatatcatTGAACATAgagtaaaaaatatcatataaaaatgaaatattaaattattttttaataaaaaatgggTTCACATCTCACTTTTCTTTCGATTTATTTTATGACAGATCAAAATAGGATAGATTGTAGCACTAGTTGAAAATCTCAACtccattaaaagaaaaaggggcCAAAAGTCCAAAACGAGTGAAACCCGTTTTTTCACCATACTTTTAGGAGGCTCTGTATGGAAGAAGTGGAGGAGGTGGATGGAGAGTTGCAATCAATCACCAATTCAATTTTTTGCCTGGTAGTGGTGACCTACTCCTACGCGTTGAAAACGATAGGCTACGTGTAACATGAAACCAATAGAAAAATGCAAAcatgggaaagaaaaaaaatactataattttaAAGTAGAATAACTCTTGATTTTAAGAGATATATTTTGTTCgcgtatataaaaaaatttaattaagtaataaaaattgtatgcagtactaaataaaaaagttaattatttaatattaaaatattaaactgaggCAAATATATAAACCGAAATTCAAAAGGAGCATTCCAATTACTTTTGCAAAGATATATTtttcgaaaaaaaaatgtaaatgaagctgaaaatgatatataaataaaaataataatttaatttagacacacaaaacatgatttttaattcttaaaacgTATCGATCTTGTgtacccaaaaaaatattaagccaacagattttttttctcatgcattgggtctctttatttttcattttttaaaataataataaaacaaatggCAGAGAGCTCTATTTGAGCTGGTGGTGGTACAACAAATGGAGGTCTTATTTTATGTGGTCTGATTAGATTTGATGATGGAGAACACATAGTTATGGATTAATGACGAGTCCTTTTTTTCGATGACCTTGGCCTTTCGAGTTATCACATATGAGGTTTTTGATAGTTTGACTGTGATAAATTCCTCCTTTTGATCGTTTTAAAAGTGTGATATCTCATCTAAGGTCTTGACTTTTTCTTGGAGGTTAATCTTAGACAAACTGTCTATTCATGTGACTCTAGTGAGGAGGGGGTTATGATGGAGGATGATGAGTGAGTTTTTTGTGGGACTGATAGGGAGGATTTGCAGTACTTGTTTTTTTGGGTATATCTTCTCGTTTTGGATTTGGTGTGAGGTCTAGCATTGGTGGGGTATTTCTTTAGTGTAACATGATTTTTTCTGGAGTTGTAAAAGGATGCATAGAGTTTGTTATATCATTAAATATGCGATTTGCAGAGTCTTTGATTTCACATGAAGTGTAACATATGCAAAAGTGATTTTGTGACCGATTCAGACCTTGTCTTGGTTGTGACTTCTACATATGGATCACGGGATGTTGGCTTATTATTTTGCCAACTAGTATTGCAACCATTTGTTGTTTAAGGTtaattgagtttttattttctttttgttctatttcTTATGTTGAGGTATTCTTTTTAGGGATAACACTTTGTGATAccttttattaatatatcagtctcattttaacttttaaaaaattattttagttttctatttttattactcgtgttcattttacattttttatttttttcctcccatctacttagttaaaaattattttgaaaaaatattaaaaacacgACTAAACACTCGccttatttcctttttcttgctaCGATGATGTTGATTATGATACTGAATGAGAACCAATAACATTGCTTTTGACTTTTTGTTAGTCTTTGTGTTTGTGATGCCAGTGAGAAATGTGTTTCATTTCAGCACTGTCAATTTGATCATTCTTATTTGACGATCGAGTCTGATTTACTAATCTACCCTTTTTGATTTAGAtcacttatatatattaattataatttctttcgattcaaaatcaaaagattaattttttaagtattaagATTCTTTTAAAGGAGTTAATCTCTCCcaaccaataattttttttcacaaaatatattaacttttataataattattttaaaattaattaaaataataatttttaattatataaaattattttatacgaTCAATATATAAtcactaaacttttttttttaaaatttaacaataaactcttaattaaaaaataaataattatttcaatctctaaatatataaatcctgataatttaatctataaaaaaataattaaaccttaatgttaagtttcatgaaaataatttgactttaaattataaaattcaaaattaatttattattgaattatataatagGACATAATTGTGACACTTTTTATACcttcataaaaatcaaagtttttgttattttagaaACTAAACTGCTATCAGTTTAGCCATTTAGATACTAAAatctatcattttataaaatacatgTGCTTCccacataaatattaaaaaaaaaatacaaatcatcGTGACTTGGACGGCAAGACCGACGCATTGCAAGGGGCAACATTGATTTTTCAGAAGTCAAGCTTTGTAGGCATGGCATGACGACCAATAGCAAACCAACAAGCTTTGTTAAGTGGCGACAATGATTACAACCACTTCTTCTGTTCTGCTATTATTACTTCCTTCCTCGCCACAACTTCTTCCACTTTTCCTCTCTAGTTGCTACTTCTGTGCTACCATCATCACGAGGTTCGTTTCGTAAATAAACACTATACTATATATAGTCATTTCACTTTCTTATAAGTACTATACgatattattatatgatatgTTGCTAACTTTTCCCCGCAGGCAGAAGAACAGAAACTAAACTTTGGAACCCAGATGATGTCTTCGGATTCTGTTCTTCCTCTCCCCGAAAATCCCATCATTGTGAGCATAGTTACTTACTACCATTTTCATAATCTCATCATAATTACTTACTTACTGTTATGTGCATTTGACAGGTGGGGTTTGGTGGGGTTGGAGTGGATTTTCTGGCAGTAGTGCCATCTTTTCCTAAACCTGATTCCAAGATTCGAACCACTGAATTCACGGTTTTTCCTTCTctcatttctttcttcttctttattctattattattattgttattactattattattgatattattgCTATTTTTTTAACACCTCATGTCCTCGTgtatttgataagtttttagCACATTAGAAACACACGAAACACACATGACACATGAatcatcattaattaaaatctaTGAGGTGGTTTTGGGTTCTGGGTCCATGAACTTTTTGACGTCCACTTTCGCTCCAGTgccaccattttttttcttttatcactaAAATAGAGTAAGTAATTTgtctttctttatttaaaattaaataatataatcttGTGTACAACTTTAATCATAGTGggtctaattttaatttgatcttaGTGCTGCTGTtaactttatattattataatattatggaTAAGCATTATCATTCTTACGTGAGTAACGCTatttctatataatttttttcctaattttctCTTCTATCCCGGGCAAATTCCCAGTGGACAATTTTTcttctcaaaaataaaaaattatttttctagaaTAATCATTTCCTAACAACGGTGAAGTTATGTGCTAATTAGGGTGTTTAATGTTTGTTTGCGATTTTTGGTTTGACAGTTCCAAGGTGGTGGAAATAATGGAAATACTATGACATGTGCTGCCCGGTTGGGCTTAAAGCCAAGAATAATTTCCAAGGTTTCTTGTTTGTTTGGCACAAGTTCTATGATAATGTACATAAGTACGTAACCTCATGGCTGGGGCTAATTTTCTTATGACTATGCAATTTGAAATCACTAGGTTTCAAATGATGGTCCGGGTAAGACTATGCTGGAGGAACTAGAAGCTGAAGGGGTGGATACCTCTTTTTTTGtggtatgtatatgtatatgtttcattttttttttgttattaagcGAGTGGAGATTCTTCCTCATACAAAtgcaaaaagggaagaaaaaaagtataaaaaaaacagtttagTAAGAGCAAATGACATTTGTCTTTTAAACcttatatctatctatctaccaatatatatatatatatatataaacatatctTATGAGATGCAACTTTGCTAGTTTTGACCATAGATTTTGATTATGTGATTAAGATTAACTCTTCTAATGCTTTGTGCTTTGTATATGTAGTTGTTGAATCATAACAAAATACTCCTATTTTTGGTTGCTTAACTTGCTACTAAGCGCTCACAAGTccaatctctatttttttttggggtgatattcattgattctttttccatttgttTCCAGGTCTCGAAGGAAGGGACTTCACCATTTAGCTACGTCATTGTTGACAACCAAACGTATGTACCATTACCTAAAATGCTTTTACAATTATGTCTATCTTGGCTAAGTTCTAtccattttctttaaaatgaaaGTATTGAGTATTGACAATGACGTTTGTATAAGGGCAAAATTTCAATGCAATTCTTTAACTGGTGTTGGTGTTGTTTTCTAATCAGAATTgaagtttcattttaatctGCATAATACAAATTTTCCTTAAAAGTTATGTGGATTAGGTAAAACTCTAATTTCGATCAGAGAACAACACTAAAAACACCTAAAGAACCATTTAAGATTTGTCCTTTTTCTAAATTTCTTTAGATGTAGTAATAAAACTAGATAAAAGTTTCCAGGTTGGCGGTAACACACACCACATTCttgtttgtttatatataagCAAGTTAATTTTGTACATTACAGAGAACATTTGCAAGAACATGATGGGACGAAATACTGTAGAATGAATGTTATTTATGTGATCTATCTTCATATGAGAGTTTCTTGCTAGATGAATTGCCATGCCTAACTTAAATGATTTAAATGACTCCTTGTACCTGAATTGTTCAGGTGTGCAAAATGATTAATCCTAGAACTTTGAACATTCAGGAAAACAAGGACTTGTATATTCACTCCAGGATATCCTGAAATGGTCCCTCAAGATCTTCCACGAGCCAATTTGTTATCTGCACTGGATGGAGCAAGAATGGTCTATTTTGATGCAAGGATGCCTGACAGTGCTCTTGTCATTGCTCAAGAGGTAATTACATCTTAGTTGTTACCTAGTTTGAGTAATGCAAAGCTTCCATATAGAATTATTCTCATTAGGTTTGTGTTCAGTCAAATTTCTGTGACTTCTATCAGTGCTTATTCTTAAAGAGGTTGCTAACTCAAATGCTAGTGGTTGAAGGTAATTGATCATAAGCCTCATAATTTGGATAGAAAATGTCAAATCCCTTTTCTGTACGAagtattgataaaaaaagacCGAATTACCTATAAATGAATCATTACTTGATTTACAAATGTTGTCCTTAATGTGATTGCTTTTGATATTTGAAGAGAAAGCCTTCTGATGAAACATAagctaatttaattatattttgccCTTTCAGGCATTTCACCAGAATATACCTATCTTAATTGATGCGGAAAGGCCTAGGGAAGGATTGAATGACCTCCTGAGTTTGGCTGATTATGTTGTATGTTCAGAAAATTTTCCACGGGCAAGTAACTCATACTATATCACAAAGTAAACTACTAGAATACCATAAGAACTTGGGACCTGTGAGTCCTCTATCAGGTTGCAGTTATATTGTATTATTCTTAGATTCCAAGTTTCCAACATTTCATCAGTGAAGAATGATCTGGGAAAACTATTGGCatcttataataaaaatggaaatatGTAATAATGAATTTGTTTTATCTAACATGTGAAAGGACCTCCTTCTAGAGTGGAGGAGGGGGCTTGCTTTAGGTCACATCATACATGCATTGCATcataaagcataaaatcaagAGGATTCTGTCACATGCATGGTGTATGCATCTCACTTTTCCAGAGAGGACTACCCCTCAAGATACCCATGCCTAGCTATTACTTCCCCCAATCCACCACACACTTAAATTCACACATAGCATGTATGTTATACACATACTTGCATCCCACATTTAGAGATATCGCATTGGTGTTCTGTCTCTTTCTCCTTCCTCATGGTGGATCTATGATTAGCATTTAGCAATGTGCCTAGACATCTTTCAGAACCCATGTCAGAACAAGTGCATAAGTTTAGGGAGAATTCCCAGTCAAGCTAAGATGTTTAACAAGGAGCAGATAAATGAAAAATGGTAAATCAAATCACATAACACATAATTAGTCATGTAACTGGACAATGGTTGACCAGATGTATGACTTGATTATAACATGTGGGCGATTTTAAGTTTACTTTGAGAAaatgttttgtatttaattacaaaatagtcactttattttttatttgtttcctgATTTCAAAGATTTGTACAAGAAAACAGTGAAACTAGCTTTCATTGTTTTCAGGAATTCTTtcctaatttcatttttttcgattttaAAGTTGAATGTTTGAACATTGTTTTTTACCTTATATggttctctcttctctttggTTCAACTGTTTCTTTGTGATATTTCTTCAACATGAATTCTATTTATGATTTGTGACTAataatttgacacatttgacagGCCTGGACAGAGGCATCATCTATTCCAAGAGCACtagtttcaattattttaagattGCCAAGACTTAAATTTGCTATTGTAACTTTGGGAAAAGATGGCTGCATAATGCTTGAGCGATGTGTGGATGAtggtaaaaatactttttttcctCTTGGTTGGGCCTTGTCAAGTTGAATTCATATGCAAAAATAGGCAGAAACTGTAGCATCTGgataacaaatattttctttttttgcatttaatttTTCCTAATGTAACATAAGTTGCAATTTATTTTCTGGCAGAAGGTTCTCACATAGAAGAAATGGACGTTGAAAGCTGTTTGACAACATTAAAAGAGAGAAAGGACGATAGCACAGCCATGCCAACCTGCATAGCCTCGGTAATAACCTGATATTTACTGTTATAACTCTAGAGTAAGTTTTGATTGTGCAATGTcttctcttatttcttttattttatttttggtgtgGGAGTGGAATGGACGTTCTGCCATATTTATTACCCTCCATGGGACCCTTTCTGGGACATGAACTGGGCTGCTTCTAATAGTCTGCCATATGAAACATAATTACTAGTACTAGTACAAGACCATCATTTACACTAGACTTGTTGCCATTGATAGTGGCATGTGAATCTGTTGTATCCAATGGTACTACATATAATTAGTCAAATTGGTAGATCTGGCTTGTAATATAAACATGTTTTAGGTAGAAATTGTAttgcaaataaaaaagaatcatattTTAAAGTCCCTAACATGgaagaattttaatttaggtTATTACTCTTGGGGCAAGATAACATTGGTTAACTACACACTATGCAAGGAAAACTGAGACTTTTGCCATGGATTATGGtatttatttaatgtgattGTGTACAACTTATCTTTATTGGGGAAAGAGAGTTGATCCTTAGGCAATTAAGACAAGTATAGATCACACTGCTTTACATTACAGTTTTACCTCCTCTAACATTTTTAAATCCGGTCTTATTGTGGGCAACTTAAAAATTATGCCATGGGATACATTTCTTTTCTATAGGCAATTTGATTCAAATGTAATGcacttaaaattttattgtattatcaACATAGTATAGCATAGTTGTCAGATAACTTTATCCCTTAAGCATATGGTCAAAGGTTCAATCCTAGCTCGTGCATACAGAAAAACATTTGTtgggagacaaaaaaaaatgcttgcATTGTATTAATTGAGTTTAAATTTCTAAACCCATAAGACCATTTTTCATATTCTAATTTAGGGTTGCATTATATTCATGTAAAATTCCACTTGGATTGATCTTTTTGCTTAATCTACCCAGCCCGTTACCAAATTAAGAGCCAAGGGGATAGAAGAATCTGTGTGTGGGAGGTTATATTATGGGGCATCTGAAAAGATCCCACCATCAGAGCTTATGGATACAACTGGTGCTGGGGATGCATTTGTTGGAGCTGTTTTATATGGTACGTGCAACCTCTTCATATTACCTTTGCACATGCTAGTTGGAATTTTCTGATTTTTCCACTGGACATATTCTACCCTATTTCACATATGGACTTACATTGTTCACTACAATTCTTTTGTGTCCATCATTTCTAGTCTTACACTTTTTCTTTGATCATTTCACAAATGAACTGCCTTTTAGTTTTACTCATTTGATGctacaatttcaaaattttcatactAGTTATTTTATTTGCAGCAATCTGTGCCAACATATCACCAGAGAAAATGTTGCCATTGGCTTCTTATGTggtaagcataaaacaagatgGCGTAATTtggatttataaatttattttcaattttagacATACAAAAGGTTGTTACACAAAGGCATAACATTAAAGAAACACATTtagtcttattatttttttatacttttctaGAGGCAATTTAATTGGAAATTGGAAGAGATAATCAAGGTTATATTATATAACCATTAATGGGTTTGTTAGATGCTACATATAAACGTATTTGTTGTTTGCATTTGATGCTAATTACAGGCAGCTGCCAATTGTAGAGCTCTTGGAGCTCGTAGAGGTCTTCCATACAGCAATAATCCATGCCTGGCATCCTTTACTGAGTAGAGCTCTAAACTGTTCATCAAAATTTTCAGCGTAGTATGCAAGAAACAAGGCTTCAGCATATAAATTGTGCTGTTGTATCCcagtttaaaattaatcatttagcccaactattttattttttggtagcAAACTGTAAATTGAATTGTATAATTTCAGTGTGATAGATTTGTAGGATGATATGTTGTTGTTGGGaaaaattatgcaatttttcttcttcataatCAGATTTGTAAAAGCTAAATGAATGTAGAATAACAATAAACACAATTGGTAACCAAGTTCAGCCATTTTTTTAGTATGAGCACCTCATCCTGAAGCAGAAACCGGATGAAGTGataatgaagaattgaagatcAATGTGCTTTTCTCTATAAAGAAATGTTGAATTCTTTGCTAGATGTATCGCAATTTGACTATCATTGTGCAAAACATTCTTCACCTGGATGAATCCTAACTCCATTAACAATCCTTGAAGccatatcatttttttactaGCTTATTGTTACTGTTAAATATTCAGCTTTGGTAGTGGATAAAACAATAATCTTTATAGATATGGGATTGGACCTAGCTATATCTTTATAGCTAAaagctattggactaatttcCCAAAAAAGAAGAATCCAAATTTCTAGTCAGTTCTCTCACACCTTATAAATTAGCATTATAGAATAGATTCTAGCATGGTAAAACATCTAAAAAATCTTATGGCGATACTAAATTGCTGAAAACAAAAATTGGGCAAGGACTAAACTGTaagtgttttttatataaatactaaaacttaaaatgaaaacagacttttttttttatcaggcaGAAAAATTACAAAGTTAGCTCTAACAAAAGAACCACCTATAGCATCAGCAAAAAGAAGAGGCTGTAAAGCTATAtggcaagaaaaataaatgacaagATCCTCattgatattttaataaacaaaaaactgTGAAGACGAATATCTCAGCCCAATAAAAACCATAAGAAAATCtggggaaaaaaataagaatgataaaattaaaagaaaaataaataaaaagtacatggattttttttgagaaaaaaaaacacagatatgaaaattttgctttaaaaaaaatggtaggttGAAATTGAAGCAAACGTTGATATAGTTGAAAGCAAAAGTTGATCTAGTTTAATCTGGCGCCACCACCAACCAACCACTCTCAGTCTCACCCAAACCAAAACATGCCGAACCTCTGCACTGTTAGTTCTAATGCTTCTTCAAACTTCATATTCGGCGTTCAACCTCACAACTTCTACAATGTTGTAAGTAACGCTCCCTCGCATTCTCCTCTTCACTAATGATTTATTCctaattttctgttttttgtttgatttacttAGTTTGGGTCAAGGAGAACGAGACCTCGGTGCAGGGTCAGCATGTCCTCCTCCGATCCTCAAAACGCCGTCGTTgtaagctctctctctctctctctgaatcATTGCCCTGCaaccaaaattataaagtttatctctttaatttaaatctttacatattaattgattatatgtatgtatgcaGGTGGGGTGTGGATCGGTGACCATAGATTTCTTGGCCACGGTTGCGGCTTACCCTAAGCCGGATGACAAAATCAGAAGCACCAGCTTGAAGGtatcttcttattcttctttcaCATTTCATGAATTCATTTGTGTACTTGTGCTCTTCACATTGATTAATGGTGGCTTTTCTCAGGTTCAAGGAGGTGGCAATGTCGGCAACGCCTTAACCTGCCTTGCTCGCTTGGGCTTAAACCCAAGGCTCATTTCCaaggttcctttttttttatcatttttttaaataaactgaGTTTAATTTGTATGCACTATcagtgtgtgtgtatgtgtgtgtgtgtgtgtgtatatatatatatatatatatatagacagagagagagagagagagagagagagagagagactatcaatcaatcaaacagGTATGACTTTTAAGGAAATTGTTCTATaagtcaacaaacttatcataaatattagtttgtgatggaatgataatataaaaatcctttacaaggtGGGTGCCTCAGTGCATACACTATTTTACTCATAACTCTCagcattttcttaaaaaaaaaaagttatatcttGTAATATTTAATGGTTCAAATCTGATACTGATACACACACGGTCGGACACTCATTAGATTGCTGATGACAGTCAAGGCAGGAGTATATTAGACGAGCTACGAGATGATGGTGTAGATACATCCTTTATTGTGGTAATTTTTAAGACTGTTCTGTTTGTAATTTGTAATCTTCATCAAGGCTATTGTATATGAGCAACATTATGATTCTGCGATGAAATGGTCATTGGCATCTTTTAACTTTTCACGTGGTTGTGTTTGTATGTGTatgtatacattttttttaatttcaatgttgTTTGTGCTCTCAATGTTATCTTTACACTCCCCCACTAACACTAATTGTAATTTCCTCTAGTGTCCTCAGTTAAATGTcaacaaacaaattaatgatttattttgtCAAGGGTGATTTGGATTTTGCAATTAAAAGCAGTTAGTGGGTGTTGTGAATAGACTATTGAGAGGGCATCTGCCCTAACTATagttttttaatacttttttttgtgGATGTGTGTCCCTGTTATTTGCAGGTGTCTAAGGAGGGAACTTCACCATTTACATATATTATTGTGGACAACCAAACGTAATGGTCATTGGCTTACATATGGTTACACAAACTTGACTTTTCTACTGAGTATATTCATGATCTAAATTGCTagaggaggggggggggggggggggggggcaacaGAGCATGACTTGGTAGATCTGATGAACTGAAGCTGCAAACTTTGCTGTTTTACATGTCTATTGTCTATAACTTCCCTTGTCTCCATTTTGTTGTGTTTATCATATTTGGACAATTGACAATAACTTAGACTTGTTTCAACCAACCATCAATGCATGAATTAGCATAAATAGCGTTCATTAGTTGTAAGAATACAACAAAAACTATGTGCTATCATTGTTCATAAAATAGAGATCTTCTAGCATTTTCCTCCAGGGAGACTGTCGATAATTTCAATTGTAACTTGACTCATTTTAAGTGTGATTTTTCAGGAAGACCCGCACTTGTATACATACCGCAGGATATCCTCCAATGATACCAGACGAACTGTCAAAATCAAGTTTATTATCTGCATTGGATGGAGCAAAATTTGCTTATTTTGATGGGAGGTTGCCTGATACTGCTCTAGTTGTTGCCCAAGAGGTTATCATCTATACAATTTACGTGCTACTCTGATGCAAACTATAAGGCCTAGTCATATTTCATAGTTGAAGCTACAATAAGGAAAATAGAAGTTGGAGGCatgcaaaattttaaagaaacataCACTGATTGAATTTAAAGAGGGagaatttagaaaaaataaataaagttagaGAGAGCTTTTATGTGCATAATTTTTACTGGTTTTGTGAATGCTGCTAGTAGCTTTTATGTAATTTCCCTTGGTGTCTTTTACCCATtcgtcttctttctttttctatccaTTTTCTCCTGCTTGTAAAGGGTTGGGGATGAGAAAAGAGAGATTCATCTGAAGGGATGTAaacaaaatcttatattttttcagTGCAGGCAGTTAGAAAGAATATACCCATCTTAATAGATGCAGAAAGGCCAAGGGAAGGGTTAGACGATCTCCTAAAATTAGCTGATTATGTTGTATGCTCAGCAAAGTTTCCAGCAGTAAGTGTGTTGTTTTCTCTGAAAGTACTGTCGTAACAAATGTATAATACTAGAGGTTTTCTCATCAACCTTCTTTTCACATTCagaaatattaaattgattttaacaaTCCACTTTTCTATTCCGTAAATCAATAAATGTATTATTTACTTTGTAAAATATATGCTGTCATATCAtcacaagaataaaaaaaggacTACTTGCACATCAGCACATGTGTTATTTCAGTTGTCTTATTTCTAAGCTATATTCTTTTTGTGACGGAAAGGGGCCATTGCTTTCCTGATACCAATAGTGCATATCTTTTCTCATCAAAGATAGctataacttttattatttcgcatattttttccatttattttacTGAAACCTTATTTTTACTCTATTCTGTgggttgaatttattttaagcaTCATTAAATACACACATACTTTTTGCTGCTGACAGTCATGGACAAAGGCATCAACTGTTCCACAAGCACTTGTTTCTATGCTTTTAAGGTTGCCCAACATAAAATTTGTGATTGTAACTTTGGGGAAAGATGGTTGTATAATGCTGGAGAGAAGTGTTGATGGTACGTATAGATGATAGTGAGCATATTAGTCActatgttttatttgtttttcat encodes the following:
- the LOC114371261 gene encoding ribokinase-like isoform X1, which produces MMSSDSVLPLPENPIIVGFGGVGVDFLAVVPSFPKPDSKIRTTEFTFQGGGNNGNTMTCAARLGLKPRIISKVSNDGPGKTMLEELEAEGVDTSFFVVSKEGTSPFSYVIVDNQTKTRTCIFTPGYPEMVPQDLPRANLLSALDGARMVYFDARMPDSALVIAQEAFHQNIPILIDAERPREGLNDLLSLADYVVCSENFPRAWTEASSIPRALVSIILRLPRLKFAIVTLGKDGCIMLERCVDDEGSHIEEMDVESCLTTLKERKDDSTAMPTCIASPVTKLRAKGIEESVCGRLYYGASEKIPPSELMDTTGAGDAFVGAVLYAICANISPEKMLPLASYVAAANCRALGARRGLPYSNNPCLASFTE
- the LOC114371259 gene encoding ketohexokinase-like isoform X2, translated to MPNLCTVSSNASSNFIFGVQPHNFYNVFGSRRTRPRCRVSMSSSDPQNAVVVGCGSVTIDFLATVAAYPKPDDKIRSTSLKVQGGGNVGNALTCLARLGLNPRLISKIADDSQGRSILDELRDDGVDTSFIVVSKEGTSPFTYIIVDNQTKTRTCIHTAGYPPMIPDELSKSSLLSALDGAKFAYFDGRLPDTALVVAQEAVRKNIPILIDAERPREGLDDLLKLADYVVCSAKFPASWTKASTVPQALVSMLLRLPNIKFVIVTLGKDGCIMLERSVDGPSTEEVDVDSLLESLEIKRDKSVSIPTCISSSVAKLKAEGIGTVSGKLYVGTAESIPPSELVDTTGAGDAFIGAVIYAICAKFTPETMLSFAANVAGAKCRDLGARSGLPYRADPRIASFVLEKLSSSA
- the LOC114371259 gene encoding ribokinase-like isoform X3, encoding MPNLCTVSSNASSNFIFGVQPHNFYNVFGSRRTRPRCRVSMSSSDPQNAVVVGCGSVTIDFLATVAAYPKPDDKIRSTSLKVQGGGNVGNALTCLARLGLNPRLISKVSKEGTSPFTYIIVDNQTKTRTCIHTAGYPPMIPDELSKSSLLSALDGAKFAYFDGRLPDTALVVAQEAVRKNIPILIDAERPREGLDDLLKLADYVVCSAKFPASWTKASTVPQALVSMLLRLPNIKFVIVTLGKDGCIMLERSVDAGPSTEEVDVDSLLESLEIKRDKSVSIPTCISSSVAKLKAEGIGTVSGKLYVGTAESIPPSELVDTTGAGDAFIGAVIYAICAKFTPETMLSFAANVAGAKCRDLGARSGLPYRADPRIASFVLEKLSSSA
- the LOC114371261 gene encoding ribokinase-like isoform X2, which gives rise to MMSSDSVLPLPENPIIVGFGGVGVDFLAVVPSFPKPDSKIRTTEFTFQGGGNNGNTMTCAARLGLKPRIISKVSNDGPGKTMLEELEAEGVDTSFFVVSKEGTSPFSYVIVDNQTKTRTCIFTPGYPEMVPQDLPRANLLSALDGARMVYFDARMPDSALVIAQEAFHQNIPILIDAERPREGLNDLLSLADYVVCSENFPRAWTEASSIPRALVSIILRLPRLKFAIVTLGKDGCIMLERCVDDGSHIEEMDVESCLTTLKERKDDSTAMPTCIASPVTKLRAKGIEESVCGRLYYGASEKIPPSELMDTTGAGDAFVGAVLYAICANISPEKMLPLASYVAAANCRALGARRGLPYSNNPCLASFTE
- the LOC114371259 gene encoding ketohexokinase-like isoform X1, which codes for MPNLCTVSSNASSNFIFGVQPHNFYNVFGSRRTRPRCRVSMSSSDPQNAVVVGCGSVTIDFLATVAAYPKPDDKIRSTSLKVQGGGNVGNALTCLARLGLNPRLISKIADDSQGRSILDELRDDGVDTSFIVVSKEGTSPFTYIIVDNQTKTRTCIHTAGYPPMIPDELSKSSLLSALDGAKFAYFDGRLPDTALVVAQEAVRKNIPILIDAERPREGLDDLLKLADYVVCSAKFPASWTKASTVPQALVSMLLRLPNIKFVIVTLGKDGCIMLERSVDAGPSTEEVDVDSLLESLEIKRDKSVSIPTCISSSVAKLKAEGIGTVSGKLYVGTAESIPPSELVDTTGAGDAFIGAVIYAICAKFTPETMLSFAANVAGAKCRDLGARSGLPYRADPRIASFVLEKLSSSA